From the Leptospira andrefontaineae genome, the window AGAAGCAGATCCTCCTACAGCTAAGAAGAGCGGATATTCTTCAATCCCGCCCGGATCATGATTTGGGTTTGCACCGTTCTCTATTAAAAATTTTACTAAAACAAGGCTTTGGTTCCGGATCGCCATGTTAAGAAGAGAAACCGGTTTTTGGTCTTCACCTTTTCGAGCAGAATATTCCACCAAAGCTCCGGACTCGATCAGTCGTTTTGCCTCGGCCAGATCATCCATATCCGGAATTTTTACTTTTAAGATAGGAAGTAAACGGTAGAATAATACGGAGTTCCCATCCACGTCCTGGGCATTGATATTTGCTCCGTGTTTGATGAGAAACTCAACTACATCCTCACCTTCTGCAAGCATGATCGCAGTACGACCATCGTCATCCTTAGCGTCTATTGTGGCGCCTTGGCCGAGAAGTAACTCTACCTTACGAAGGTCTCCTTCTTTAACAGCGGATAAAAACTGTTTGTCCAGTTCGGTATCGGCCTCAATCGCCAAACTGAATACGAAGACGAGCACAGCCCAGCTTCCGCGTCTAAGTTTGCCGTATTTTGCCAATAAATCCATTATTCTGATCACCGATATTTACCCATCCTGATTTTAGCTGCGATTCTATAAATGAAAATTCCCTTTGGCTGGGGAATATCCTTGACCCTAGTGGGCCAGGCTTTATGCCTCTCTCCCTTAGAGCGTTTTATTCGGTAAATGGTTCCCAGGATTCTGACTTGGATTTGCCACTTCGACCGGGTCCTAAATCCATTCTGGCGGAAGAATTATGAGTACTACAAAATTTCCATTCGATTCTTATGATAGTATCGGCCTCGCTGATCTGATCCGAAAGAAGAAGATCCAACCCAAAGAATTATTAGATTTTTCTGAAGCTAAGATAGATAGATTCAATCCGGAATTAAACGCAGTTGTTTTGAACACGATCGACAAAGCAAGAGAAGAGTTGAGATCCGGTAAGATACCTAAGGGACCCTTTTATGGAGTTCCACTTCTGCTCAAAGACCTATTACACCATGTGAAGGGACAAAAGATCACTTCAGGCTCCAAGGCTTACAAAAATTATATTCCATCGGATGACAGTGTTTTTGTCTCCAGACTTAGAAATGCGGGATTTCTTTTTATAGGCACTACGAATGTTCCTGAATTCGCTTTGATGGGAATTACCGAGCCAAAGTTTCACGGGCCAACTCGAAATCCTTGGGACCCGGAAAGAACTCCAGGAGGTTCTAGCGGTGGAGCAGGAGCAGCGGTTGCATCCGGAATGAGTTCTATTGCAACAGGTTCAGATGGAGGAGGATCCATTCGTATCCCAGCCGCCTACTGCGGATTATTCGGATTAAAACCGACTAGAGGAAGAGTCCCAGTCCGTCCTTACGGAAGAGTTTGGCAAGGAGCTTCTCAGGATCATGTTCTCACTAAATCAGTTAGAGACAGCGCTGCAGTTTTGGACCTAGTCTCAGGTGTTGGAATAGAAGAAGCATTCTCTATGGAGAAAAATAAAACTTCTTATCTTTCAGAAGCGAAGAAGTCTCCAGGCAAACTCAAGATCGCGTATTCATTTGTTTCTCCCATTGGAACTCCGGTCAACCAAGATCATATAGACGCGTTACACGACACAGTAAAGCTCCTAAAATCATTGGGCCATAAACTAGAAGAAAGTTCTCCTCAGGTGGATGGAAAACGTTTAGCAAAAGCATACGTGACCATGTATTTCGGAGAAGTTGCCTCAGAGATCTCTCGCTTAGATAAAGTATTGGGTAGAAAAGCAAAGATGGGGGATGTGGAATCCACTACTTGGATCTTAGGGCTTTTAGGACGATCCATCTCGGCAAGTGAATTTGTATCTGCGATCCGCTATTGGGATGAAGCAGCTTATATCTCAGAATCCTTTTTGCAAAATTATGATCTATATCTTACCCCGACCACTGCGGAACCTCCTGCAAAAATCGGAGAACTTGCACCTAAACTATATGAAGAAATTGCAATGCAGATCATCGGAAGGATTGGAACAGGTAAATTACTCTTAGCCAGCGGTATGGTAGACCAACTCGTAGAAAAAAATCTATCTAGAACTCCTTTTACACAGCTCGCAAATCTAACAGGGCAACCTTCTATGTCAGTTCCACTTTCCAAAACCACTCTTGGTTTACCAATCGGAATGTTATTCACTTCCAAACGAGGAAGAGAAGATGTACTTTTCCGATTGGCTGGACAATTAGAAAAAGAACGACCTTGGGCGGATATTAAAAAGGGCTAGAGAAAACTAAAAGCGGTTGCTTTAGGTCGGTAAAACCGGAAATTTTTTTTTAGATTTCCCACTTTACAAATACTCTTTCCCGAACTATCTACATCCTATGTCTTTCAGTACGGACGAATTTAAAAATTCACTCTCTCATTTTGCCTCCGGGGTAACTGTGGTTACTTTTTCAGACACCACTAGAGCGGGAGGATTGACCGTTAGCAGTTTCAGCTCACTTTCTTTGGATCCACCTTTGGTTCTTTTTAGTCTTCAAAAGAATATAACGAGTCATGATCCATTGCTTGCCTCCGGGCTATTCACGGTGAACATTCTATCTTCCGACCAACAGGAACTTTCCAACCAATTCGCGTCAGGTAAAATAGACAAACATGAACTGATCCAAAAACTAGCCTGCGATCTAGGTCATAACGGAGTGCCTTACTTGAACGGAACATTATCCAGGATAGAATGTGAGCTGGAAAAACAAGTAGATGGGGGAGATCATACTATAGTGATCGGAAGAGTATTATTCGCCGTATCCGATGACTCTAAAAGACCTCTTCTATATTACCGTAGGAACTACTACAATATCTGAAGCCTAAAGGCAGTATTTCCGCCCTAAAATAGTTTTCAGTGGGGGCCAAGTCAGAAAAACTGGCCCTGTAATGGAAAAAGAATCCGTCTCCCTCCAAGACGCTCTCGAACACGGTCTTACTTCAGAAGAATTTAGCAAAATCCAGGAAATCCTAGGCAGACTCCCTAACTCCACAGAACTCGGAATTTTCTCCGCAATGTGGTCGGAGCATTGCTCTTATAAAAATTCTATCCTTCAATTAAAAACTCTTCCTACAAAGTCTGATAAACTTTTGGCCCAAGCGGGTGAAGAGAATGCCGGAGCCATGGATATCGGCCAAGGACTGGCAGTCGTTTTCAAAATAGAAAGTCATAATCACCCTACCGCAGTGGAACCTTACCAAGGAGCAGCCACAGGTGTGGGCGGGATCATGAGAGATATTTTTACAATGGGAGCAAGACCCATAGTATCTTTAAACTCCCTTAGGTTTGGTAATCCAGACGAACCCAGAAATAAATACTTATTATCCAGAGCAGTGAAAGGGATCGGAGATTACGGTAACTCATTAGGGATCGCAGTCTCCGGTGGAGAACTATTCATTGATGAATGTTTTTCCAAGAACCCTTTGGTGAACGCGATGACTGTAGGGATCGTCAGACATGATCAAATGGCAAGTGCAACCACCGGAGGAAAGGTGGGTAACGCAGTATTCATCGTCGGTTCCACCACCGGTAGAGACGGAATACATGGCGCATCCTTTGCTTCTAAAGACCTAACTAAAGAATCTGAGTCCAAACGTTCTGCTGTCCAAGTAGGAGATCCATTTATGGAAAAACTACTGATGGAGGCATCTCTCGAAGCAATCCAGAAAAAACTTTTAATAGGTATCCAGGATATGGGTGCTGCAGGGATTTCCTGTGCTACTTCTGAAATGAGTGCTAAAGGAAAATCAGGAATGAAGATCGATCTGGATCTAGTTCCTTTCCGTGAGACCGGAATGAATGCTTATGAAGCAATGCTTTCCGAAAGCCAAGAAAGAATGTTGGTAATCCCGCAAAAGGGAAAAGAAGAAGAGCTAGTTGCCATATTCAAAAAATGGAATCTAAATGCAGTCCAGATCGGAGAAGTTACCGATACCGGTTTATTAGAAGTTTATAAAGATGGAAATCTTAAAGCTAAGATCCCTGCTGACACTTTAGTTTTAGGAGGAGGTGCTCCTAGATACGTTAGAGAAACAAAACGTCCTGCGTATTTGGATCAAATTTCTTCTTGGACTCCCGATTCTACTCCTGATCTGCAAGAGAATGAAGCGGGCAAAAAACTTCTCAAACTATTAAATTCTTGGAATATATCCTCCAGAAAACCGATCATCGAGCAATACGATACCGAAGTAGGTCTAGTCAAACTGATCGGACCGGGTGCTGACGGAGGATTATCCGCAATCCCTGATACGGATATGGCATTGGCCACTGCAACGGATTGTAATTCCAGATTCACTTACCTGGATCCATATTGGGGAGCTGCACTCGCAGTTTGTGAAGCAGCAAGAAACGTAGCAGTTACAGGCGCAGAACCTTTAGGCGTAACCAATAACTTAAACTTTGCAAATCCTTATATTCCAGAAAACTATTATATGTTTTCCGAATGTGTTCGAGGAATGGGAGATGCTTGTAGGTTCTTAGGACTTCCTGTTACAGGAGGAAACGTTTCCTTCTATAATGAGTCGCCTGAAGGACCGATCTTCCCTACTCCGACTATTGGAATGGTTGGAATTCTGGACAAACAGAAGGAAGCAGTCTGGGGTGCTCCTAAAAAAGCAGGACTTTCGCTAGCGTTAATCGGTAAATTTAACCCTAGCTTAGGCGGAAGTGAATACCAAAAAGTTTTCTTAGGTAAAGTGCAGGGCCAGATCCCTAAATTCGAACTTTCTGACGAAAAATCATTATTAGAAGTTTTAGTTTCTCTTAGAAAGAACGCAGATCTATCGTTCGCCAAAGATCTTTCTTTGGGGGGGATTGGAGTAGCACTTGCGAAAATCGTAATACTCTCCGGGCTCGGAATTAAGGCAGACCTAAGTGCAGTCAAACAATCCAGAAAAGATCTTACACTTTTCGGAGAAAGTTCGGGTTCAGTTCTGATCGGCTATGAAAAAGGAAAAGAGGAAAGTATCAAATCTCATGTTGCTTCTAAAGGTTTGGACTTCCATTCCATCGGAACTGTAGAATCAGAAGCTAAACTCGAGATACAAGGATATGGAATTTCCACCTCTTCGAACGAACTGAAATCGGTTTATGAATCCGGTTTAGAGGAAATTTTCAGATGAGATCCATCCAAAAAATCTTTATCGCCTATTTAATCCTATGTGCTGCTTTTATTATTTCTGATTGCAGACGTCCTGCTTCTGAAATTTTAAACGAGGCTTCTAAAAACCCAGGCTCAGTAGAAAAATTAGATCTGGGACTTGGCAAACTTGGAACAGTTCCCCCCGCTCTATTCAATTTTCCGAACCTAAAATGGTTGGATCTTAGGATGAACGAACTTACTTCTCTTCCTGAAAATGTGGGAGACTGGAGTAATTTAGAACATTTGAATATTTATGGGAACGATATAGAAAAACTTCCAGCATCCGTTTCCAAACTTTCTAAACTCAGATTTTTTTTCGCAGGAAATAACGACTTTATTGGAATTCCTACAGAACTGACAGGAACTTCTATCGAGGCTATTTATTTGGATTCTAATAAAATAGAATTCAAAGAATCAGATATAGATATAGTCATGGGATTCCCTAAATTGGAAGTTTTGGATCTGGCAAGAAATAGAAAGATCGCGTCATTTCCAAAAAACCTCGGATTTTTAGCCAGCCACCCTAAGTTAAGACTATTGATCTTAAAAGAGACAGGATTAAAACCTTCTCAGATAGAATCCGCAAGAAAACTTCTCCCTAAAGTGAAGATAGAATTTTAATCCATGAAAGAAGAAGATAAGAAGAATCCATATTCAAATACCGTAATACTTCCACAAACGGATTTTCCCATGAAGGCAGGGCTTTCCACTAGAGAGCCTGACCAGATCAAAACCTGGCAGTCTGAAAAGATCCTTCGCAAAATGCAGGAAAAAAGAAAGGATCGCCCTCAATTCATTCTTCATGACGGACCTCCCTATGCGAACGGTAACTTTCATACAGGACACGCACTCAATAAGATCTTAAAGGACATGATCGTTAAGTCCAAATTTTTCGCGGGTTACCAAACGGATATGATCCCTGGTTGGGATTGTCACGGTCTTCCTATCGAAGTTCAAGTTCTAAAGAACTTAGGCAAAAAAGCAAAAGAGATCGGCCCGGAAGAATTAAGGAAACTTTGTAGAGAATACGCGGAACAATGGGTCCAAAAACAAGGACAAGACCTTTCTAGATTCTTATGTTTTTGGGAAGAAGGTAAGATCTACAAAACGATGAGCCCCGATTTCGAGGCTAAGATCGTAGAAGTTTTCGGAGATCTATTCGAAAAAGGTTATGTATACCGAGGTAAAAAACCCGTATATTGGTGTATAGAACTTGCGACGGCTCACGCAGAAGCAGAGATAGAATATTATCCTCATAAGTCGCCATCCATCTATGTAAAATTTCCGATCAAAGGACAGGATGGGAAATTCTGCCTGATCTGGACCACTACTCCATGGACTCTTCCTGCAAACCTTGCTATTAGCTTTAATCCTAAATTCGCATATTCATTTTATGCAACTCCGAATGGAGAAGAATTACTCATCGCAGATGGACTGAAAGAAGCAGTAGAAAAAGCTGCAGAAGTCCAGCTCACTAAAAAAGAGTCTGTTTCCCAAGAAACACTTTCTAAAATGATATTCCGACATCCATTCTTAGATCAGGACTCTATTCCCCTTTTTGGAGAACATGTGACTCTGGATGCAGGAACAGGAGCAGTTCACACAGCACCTGGTCACGGGCAAGACGATTATAAGATCGGTTTAGCTGCAGGTTTAGAACCTTATTCTCCTGTGGACGATTACGGTAGATATACTGACGAATTCCCGATGATGAAAGGGATCAAAGTCTGGGATGCAAATCCTAAGATCGTAGAATTACTTAGAGAAAAAAATCTACTCCTTCATTATTCCGAATTTGAACATAGTTATCCTCATAGCTGGAGAAGTAAGAAACCTCTGATCTTCCGTGCGACCCCACAATGGTTTTTCCAAATGGATTACCAACAGCTCAGGGAAAAATCCTTAGAAGCAATCGACAAAGTGAGTTGGATCCCTAACTGGGGAATCACCAGGATCCGTTCTATGGTAGAGACAAGACCTGACTGGTGTCTTTCCAGACAAAGGAACTGGGGAGTTCCAATCCCTGCATTCACTTGCGAAAATTGTAATGAAACTCATTTAGATGCAAAATCCGTAAAATTCTTCACTGATCTAGTGAGAACTAAAGGAATAGAGATCTGGTATAGTGAACCTGCGGATTCTCTTCTTCCTCCCGATACAAAATGTTCCAAATGTGGATCTTCTTCTTTTAGAAAAGGAAAAGATATTTTAGACGTATGGTTCGATTCAGGAGTTTCTAATTTTGCAGTTTTGAATGAAAGAGGCAACGAACCTCCAGCAGATCTGTATTTGGAGGGTTCGGATCAACATAGAGGTTGGTTCCAATCCAGTCTCTGGCCTTCTATGGCTCTAAGGGGAATTCCTCCTTATAAATCAGTCCTGACACATGGATATGTTTTGGATGAACAAGGAAGAGCCATGTCCAAGTCCTTGGGCAATGGAATTGATCCTACCACTGACATCATCAATGTATACGGCGCGGATATACTCAGACTTTGGGTAAGCTCTCAGGACTTTAGGGACGATGTAAGAGTCGGGAAAGACGGACTTAAGATCATCGCAGACAATTACAGAAAGATCCGAAATACATTCAGATATCTTTTAGGAAATTTAGCGGGACATACTTCAGATCAAAATCTGAATATCTCCGATTTGGAAGAAGTAGATAAATACTATCTTTCTAAACTGGCTCAACTCTCTGAAGAACTGAAAAACCATTACGAAAATTATCAGTTCCACCAAGTATATCAGAAACTTCTGTTATTCTGTACCGTAACTCTTTCCCAAGATTATTTCGAAATGATCCGGGATAGAATGTATTGCGACCGAAGAGATTCCAAAACCAGAAGATCTTCCTGCACCGCACTCCAGATCATATTAGAGACTCTTTGTATATATTCCGCTCCGATCTTAAGTTTCACCACTGAAGAAGTTTGGAAAGAGAATGGCAAAAAAGAATCCGTATTTACGGAAGAATTCCCGGATCTTTCTTCTTTAAGAAACAAAGAACTGGAATCTAAGTTCGAAGAAGCATTGACTGCGAGAGAAACAGTTCATAAATCTTTGGAGTTCGCAAGACAGGCCGGCAAATTAGGTAAATCTTTAGAAGCTGCCGTAGAGATCTCTTCTAAAGCGGAAGGCAAACTGCAAAAGGATTTTTCTTTAGAAGTTTTGGAGCTGATCTTCACTGTTTCTCAAGTTAGTTTTGAAAAATCAGGAAGAGAACAATTGTCTGAATATTCGGATGAACATTTTTCAGTTAGAGTTGTAAAACCTAAAGAAGAAGAATGTCCTCGTTGTTGGAGACATCCTGCAGAAGAAAGACATAACGGCCTTTGTAAACGTTGCGCTGCGGCCATTTAAGGCCGTAAGAACGCTGCACAACTCAAAGCTCTACCCTATTTACGATTTCCTAATATTTGCATCATCTGCATCTGGATTTGTTGGATCTCAGTCAATCTTCTCCATTGGTTTTTGAGAATATGATCTATCTTTTCATGAAGATGTCGGATCTCAAGTTCTGCCTTTAGATTGATCTTATAATCCATCTCGGAGCGGGCCCTATCTTTTGCTTCTTGCCTGTTCTGGCTCATCATAATGATAGGAGCTTGGATCGCAGCTAAAGTAGATAAAAGTAAATTAAGTAAAATGAATGGATAAGGGTCGAATCTCCAAATGGAGAAGAATACATTGATGCCGATCCATATCGCCATGGACGTTCCGAACATTAATATAAATGTCCAACTTCCTCCGAAGTCTGCCACCTTATCAGCGACTCTCTGTCCGAAAGTTAGTCCGGATTGAAACGTTTGGTTTAGATCCTCAGAGATCAATTCCTGGTTTTCCAGACTGTTTTTTACTTCTTCTTCCAAAGAACTCAATTCTGAAGTTTCCTTTTGGATCATTCCTTGGATATACTTCATAGTAGCCAGATTCAATTCTCCCAAGGAGACCATCCGGCTACCTTCTTGAAATCTTGGATCTTTTTTGATTAGATCCAAAACCTCAGGATTGATATATTCGAAAGAGATTAAGTCTTTAGGATCCGTAATCGCAGGATTTAAGCAGCAATTTTCTGCATCCATACTCGAATCCTTTCCGGATCAGGGCCTATCGTTTTCGTCGGTGAGCTTGACAGGCTGATATTGCTTTCTTGGGGTGAACTTGTATTTGCTCGGATTTTTCAAATCAAACACTACCCATTTACGCAATGGAAGTCCATCTATCTGCCCGAAGTCCACATTCTCCCCTTCCGCGATCTCAGTTCCGTCAAAACCATGAGCAAGTCTGATCTTCTCAATCCTGGTCCAACGGCTAAAATCTAAGGCTGCATCTCTATCCACAAGCTCACGTTTGACTCGTCCGAATAAAAGATTGATCTTACCTTCTGCCGCCCAAAGGACACAGCTGGTAACCTCGTCAAAAGAGATGACTGATTGTGTGTCATCGTATTTAGAAATGATAAGAAGAAGTTTGTCTTCCGGAAGATTTTTTAGAGTATAAGGAAGGTCTCTTGCAAGTAGATCCAATTCGTGATCGGAAAACACGAAATCAGAAAAGTAACCTACGGAAGAACGTTTAGAATATCTTAAATTTCCAAAATAGTCTTTAATTTTGGCCTGATCCAATTGGACCGGATGTTCCAATTTAATATCTTCATTCTTGGAAGTTTTATCAAAATCAGGTAAATCTGAAATACTGATCGTGAAAAATCCCATCCCCTCGGAGCGGAACATCCGGTCCTTGAAAAAATAAGGATAACATCCAGAGAAACTAAACGCTAAAAAAAGGATCAGGGAAGTACGGAGAGCTTTTCCCTTCATAAGATCTAAAAGTGAAAAATTCATTACAGGACTCTTGCCGAATTGATTCATCTATTTGTTGGAACTTTTTAGAAGAGTTTCCGGTTCATTCTACTGTCAGAAATTCCCGAAAGTCGGGGTATTTCTCCAGAAATTCTTCGATGGTGTACAGATTTACAATTCTATCTAGACCGGAAAGCCTAAAAACGGAATGTAGGGACTTATTTAGCCCGAATATATTTACAGTTCCTTGATGGTCCCGGATCTGATTTCTGACTTTGATGATAATGCCTATCCCGGAAGAGTCGATAAACTTTACGAGACCCAAATGAAAGCTGACTACAGGGGGGTATCCCTCCCGAACGCTGTCCTCGAACTCCAGGTAAAAGTCCCGGGAATTATCCATCAAGATATCCTCCTGGACCGAAAGTACCAGGTGATTTTCTCGGGCGAGACTTTTAAGAATCATGGGAAAATAACAGGCCCAGGAATTCAGAGTATGTCAAGAAATAAGTATCTTTGTTGATTTATTTCGCCAGAAAGCCAAGATACAATCAGAGCGGTTTCCAAGGAATCCAGTCCATGTCCGAATTCGATAAAACAAGAAAAAGTATCGGTGCCAATAACCTAGATGATAAAGCCAGGCGGGAAATGTTCGACAAGTTCCAGTCCGCCGGCGGAAAAGTAGTCTCTGATAAGGATAAAAAAAGGGATGAAGCTCTTCGCAAACAGAAAGAGCAACCCCAAGTCCGTCAAGGTGCAAGAAGCCAAGCCGGAGGAAGAGACCCAAGACAAAACCAATCTTCTCAATCAGGAAGATCTTCCGTAAAACAGGTACCTTCTAAACCGAATCCAATTATGGATCGTAAGGCATTAGAAGATGAGATGGGAAATTTTTTCAATCGTATGGCGGTCCGATTCAAATGTTGGATCTCCCGCGTAACGTCATTTTCTTCCAGTGACCTTCTTCCTGCTTTTATGTCCGAGCTGAATATCGCCGGAAAAAAAGCTCTTTTAGAAATGAACTTTGTGGGTAACGACCTATTAGGAAACCCCGCTTACGCTTCTAAGATCGCTAAGGAACTAGACGGACAAAATCCTCTCTATATAGAACTTCTTGGCAGAATGCACAAAGCCTATGATAGTACGGAGTTAAACCAGCTTTTAGAAGGGCATAACGCGGCTCCGGATCTCCCAGTGTCCGTCTCTAGAGTGAGACAACCTCTCTATTCTATATTCAAAAAACTGTATTATATGTATCCATTCCAAGGTTCTTACGTGAAAGCGGTGACTTTGGGCTACCAGTCTTTGGAAAAATTAGAAGGTAAACCTGCCACAGTTTATAATACTAAAAGAAAAAGAGCCCTTCAGGAATTCGACGTTCTATACGGGACTATTTTTGATAAGCTCTATCTTGCAATTCTTAGAAGTGAGGACAAAAATATCCCACTTTTAAGCACTTATATGGAGAATGTTCTCGGAATTCTTCCAGAAGAAAAACTCGGCCAAAGAAAACAAGGAGAAGAGTTAGACGAAATCTCCGGCGGAGTTCATCCTGAAGAGGAAGATACCGAAGAAGCTCCGGAAGAAAAACCCGTAGATCCGGAAGAAGGCCTTAGTAAAGAGCTAAAATACGGCCTAAAACTAATGAGATCCTTACCTTTGGATCAATTAAGAAAACGTCATGATGCCAGAGGAGAACACGATATCATTCCAGCAGGCGACAAGGCATTCTTAACCTGGTTATTTTTCAGGGAGTTCGACGAAGAATATTCCTTCGTAATGACTACCAAGAAGATTGATCTAAAACCTACGATCGTGGGCGGATCCAAAATGGATTACCGGGAAAAACTGATCGATCTTTATGAGACAACAAGAGGGATCCATGAACAATTCAGGATCTACGACCAGTATTATAAAGAACTGGAAAACCATCTCAAAAATCCTGGCGCAAATTATATTGAGGCTTCCAAAAAAACTTCTGCCCTGGAGACCAAAAGAAGTCAACAATCGCGTAACGTAAGAGTTACCGCTAAGGACTTTTTTCAGAAGGGAGCGGAACTTCTTTCCAAATTGATCGCGGATATGAAAGGCAAAAAAGAGATCGTGACCAATATGGAAACTTTAATGACTTTCGATCTGATGGAATCCAAAAAGAGATTGAATAAGAAACCTATAAAGCAGTGTATTATGGAATCTTATTGTTATGCTCTGGCGTTTTCTGAACGTTTGGAAAACGGAGATCTTTTCGGCGGAGTTCCTGAACTTTCAGCAGAAGAGATGGAAAAAGAATTCGGTATCAAGGCTGCAAGCGCTGCTCCTGAAGCGGAAATTTTAAGTCCTGGTGGCGAGTCCGGCGACGGAGAAGACGATAGTTTCGGTGTGGACCCTTCCATACTTTCCGATTAAATTCAAAGTCGCAGGTAAAGAGTGACCTCAGTAAAAATTACCCTTTTCCAAAAGGATCTATCCCAACCCGTTTCTCCTGAACAAAGAACCAAACTTTCTAAGGAAAAATCGGACTTCCTCATCCTACCATTATATTTCCCAGGAGGAGGAAATGGTTCTCCGGAATCATTGGCTTCCCGCGCTAAAACTTTTTTAGATGAGATCTTCGCGATCTCGGAAGTTTATAAAGGTGCGATCTTTGGCGGAGGAATGTTTCGTAGAGACGATGAGGGTAAATTAAGATTCTCCATTCCAATTGTGCAAAATATAGTATTAGTTGATTGGTACGATGTAAAAGGATTATCTTCCGAAGATTCTCCGGCAATCCCAGGTTCGGGAGAAGATTCTCTGATCCTAGGAGGATTTCGTTTTGGGATCTTTGCAGGCAAAGAGATCCAGGATAAATCTAAGTTGGAAAAATTAAAATCCGATAGGATTAATTTAGCATTTCATTTAGATTCTGTTTCGGATAACGGTACGAACTATTCCCAAGATCTAAAAAATTACGCGGATCTTTCCTCTCAGTACGGAATGTTTTTGGTACGTAGTTCCGGATATGGCATTCCTTTCGGTAAAAAGAGGATAGGAAGAAGTTTACTTTCCACTCCAACAGGAGTCACTTGGAAAGTGGCGGAAACCGAACAAGAAAAAGAAATTATCAAAACAGTTAATATAAACGGTATCAACGGTTTATTTTAATCAGATCGATCGATAGCCGACTTTGTGACAAAGAGTCGGATTAGTTTTATTTCTAAAAGTCTTTTTATCCTTGCCAACCGGAGGCATAATTCTATTCTCTCTGCCGTTCCAAGGACTTCACATGAAGATAAAAGCTCAT encodes:
- a CDS encoding LA_1326/LA_4305 family lipoprotein, coding for MNFSLLDLMKGKALRTSLILFLAFSFSGCYPYFFKDRMFRSEGMGFFTISISDLPDFDKTSKNEDIKLEHPVQLDQAKIKDYFGNLRYSKRSSVGYFSDFVFSDHELDLLARDLPYTLKNLPEDKLLLIISKYDDTQSVISFDEVTSCVLWAAEGKINLLFGRVKRELVDRDAALDFSRWTRIEKIRLAHGFDGTEIAEGENVDFGQIDGLPLRKWVVFDLKNPSKYKFTPRKQYQPVKLTDENDRP
- a CDS encoding STAS domain-containing protein, with amino-acid sequence MILKSLARENHLVLSVQEDILMDNSRDFYLEFEDSVREGYPPVVSFHLGLVKFIDSSGIGIIIKVRNQIRDHQGTVNIFGLNKSLHSVFRLSGLDRIVNLYTIEEFLEKYPDFREFLTVE
- the ileS gene encoding isoleucine--tRNA ligase; the encoded protein is MKEEDKKNPYSNTVILPQTDFPMKAGLSTREPDQIKTWQSEKILRKMQEKRKDRPQFILHDGPPYANGNFHTGHALNKILKDMIVKSKFFAGYQTDMIPGWDCHGLPIEVQVLKNLGKKAKEIGPEELRKLCREYAEQWVQKQGQDLSRFLCFWEEGKIYKTMSPDFEAKIVEVFGDLFEKGYVYRGKKPVYWCIELATAHAEAEIEYYPHKSPSIYVKFPIKGQDGKFCLIWTTTPWTLPANLAISFNPKFAYSFYATPNGEELLIADGLKEAVEKAAEVQLTKKESVSQETLSKMIFRHPFLDQDSIPLFGEHVTLDAGTGAVHTAPGHGQDDYKIGLAAGLEPYSPVDDYGRYTDEFPMMKGIKVWDANPKIVELLREKNLLLHYSEFEHSYPHSWRSKKPLIFRATPQWFFQMDYQQLREKSLEAIDKVSWIPNWGITRIRSMVETRPDWCLSRQRNWGVPIPAFTCENCNETHLDAKSVKFFTDLVRTKGIEIWYSEPADSLLPPDTKCSKCGSSSFRKGKDILDVWFDSGVSNFAVLNERGNEPPADLYLEGSDQHRGWFQSSLWPSMALRGIPPYKSVLTHGYVLDEQGRAMSKSLGNGIDPTTDIINVYGADILRLWVSSQDFRDDVRVGKDGLKIIADNYRKIRNTFRYLLGNLAGHTSDQNLNISDLEEVDKYYLSKLAQLSEELKNHYENYQFHQVYQKLLLFCTVTLSQDYFEMIRDRMYCDRRDSKTRRSSCTALQIILETLCIYSAPILSFTTEEVWKENGKKESVFTEEFPDLSSLRNKELESKFEEALTARETVHKSLEFARQAGKLGKSLEAAVEISSKAEGKLQKDFSLEVLELIFTVSQVSFEKSGREQLSEYSDEHFSVRVVKPKEEECPRCWRHPAEERHNGLCKRCAAAI
- a CDS encoding DUF1003 domain-containing protein; translated protein: MDAENCCLNPAITDPKDLISFEYINPEVLDLIKKDPRFQEGSRMVSLGELNLATMKYIQGMIQKETSELSSLEEEVKNSLENQELISEDLNQTFQSGLTFGQRVADKVADFGGSWTFILMFGTSMAIWIGINVFFSIWRFDPYPFILLNLLLSTLAAIQAPIIMMSQNRQEAKDRARSEMDYKINLKAELEIRHLHEKIDHILKNQWRRLTEIQQIQMQMMQILGNRK
- a CDS encoding amidohydrolase → MTSVKITLFQKDLSQPVSPEQRTKLSKEKSDFLILPLYFPGGGNGSPESLASRAKTFLDEIFAISEVYKGAIFGGGMFRRDDEGKLRFSIPIVQNIVLVDWYDVKGLSSEDSPAIPGSGEDSLILGGFRFGIFAGKEIQDKSKLEKLKSDRINLAFHLDSVSDNGTNYSQDLKNYADLSSQYGMFLVRSSGYGIPFGKKRIGRSLLSTPTGVTWKVAETEQEKEIIKTVNINGINGLF